From Desulfomonilia bacterium, the proteins below share one genomic window:
- the queC gene encoding 7-cyano-7-deazaguanine synthase QueC, translating to MQVKTNEAVLLLSGGMDSGVLLAVSSVEYSKIHAIGFDYGSRHNARELALAKVLAGKYEASFTLISLPFVNELFSSSILLSGGDVPEGSYDDTNMRSTVVPFRNGIMLSVAIGMAENLGIKDVLIAAHAGDHPVYPDCRESFVTAMSKAAKEGTYTGVRVIAPFVSISKDKIAEIGRKADFDFSLTWSCYKGGDLHCGKCATCNERKKALGFDRGLDPTRYME from the coding sequence ATGCAGGTTAAGACAAACGAGGCGGTACTGCTTCTCTCGGGAGGGATGGATTCGGGCGTGCTCCTTGCGGTTTCCAGCGTCGAATATTCTAAAATACATGCCATCGGATTCGATTACGGATCAAGACATAATGCCCGGGAACTGGCTTTGGCAAAGGTACTTGCCGGCAAGTATGAAGCATCATTTACTTTAATTTCGCTTCCATTTGTGAATGAACTGTTCTCATCCAGCATCCTGCTCTCCGGCGGAGATGTCCCTGAAGGTTCATATGATGATACGAACATGCGCTCAACCGTTGTGCCTTTCAGAAACGGGATAATGCTGTCCGTTGCCATAGGCATGGCTGAAAACCTGGGGATAAAAGATGTTCTTATAGCCGCTCATGCAGGTGATCACCCAGTTTATCCAGACTGCAGGGAATCGTTCGTAACAGCCATGAGCAAGGCTGCAAAGGAAGGGACCTACACCGGTGTCAGGGTGATTGCACCTTTTGTGTCGATTTCAAAAGATAAAATAGCAGAAATTGGCAGGAAGGCAGATTTTGATTTCAGCCTTACATGGTCATGCTATAAAGGGGGCGATCTGCACTGCGGAAAGTGTGCGACATGCAATGAGCGGAAAAAAGCCCTGGGATTCGACAGA